The Victivallaceae bacterium genome contains a region encoding:
- a CDS encoding HU family DNA-binding protein — protein MATMTKKKLISTISQDHKIHPNHVRTVIQNFLDKMTDALAKGDRLEFRDFGVLRVVERKPKIGRNPKNAAVPIQIPARKAVKFTPGKRMKRLIES, from the coding sequence ATGGCGACAATGACAAAAAAGAAATTAATATCAACAATATCTCAAGACCACAAAATACATCCGAATCACGTTAGAACCGTTATACAGAACTTTCTTGATAAGATGACGGATGCTTTGGCTAAGGGGGATCGTCTGGAATTCAGGGATTTCGGTGTTCTACGCGTTGTGGAACGAAAACCTAAAATCGGAAGAAACCCAAAGAATGCCGCAGTACCCATTCAAATTCCGGCAAGAAAAGCCGTCAAATTTACTCCGGGAAAAAGAATGAAAAGACTTATAGAATCATAG
- a CDS encoding UDP-N-acetylmuramoyl-L-alanyl-D-glutamate--2,6-diaminopimelate ligase, with product MKLNDLISGLNYKVYGKSRIVVISSISNNSRIAGPGSLFIAKMGSQVDGNDFAEDAVKNGAVAVLSSFHNPFLKVPQIICDDVYEAEAVLVERFYEFPSKELYTVGITGTNGKTTVSYLLKQLLDKINYPCGLIGTIEYILGGNTSLTGDNTTPDAVSNRKFLREMVKNRCKAAVMEVSSIGLSHKRTHGIEFNIAVFTNLSQDHLDFHGSFEAYAQEKNKLFRSLTQEGLAVLNYDSLYKHCVAEQCPARQATYGLSPEADVFAENIVLGSAHTQFTVSFSGIKHVFETSLIGIHNVYNLLIPILIGLVEFDMSLSELAVIIADMKPPKGRLEPILNGPCKIFIDYAHTPDGLEKVLGSLEKTLSPSGKLITVVGCGGERDHAKRPLMGKIVEKYGLGIITTDNPRSEDPNEIIGEILSGFKNDNYIVEVDRRQAIEKALKLAGSEDIVLIAGRGHESYQRFKHYTIPFDDKSVVEELLKESNAVL from the coding sequence TTGAAATTAAATGACTTAATTTCCGGTTTGAATTACAAAGTCTACGGTAAATCCCGGATCGTCGTTATTTCGAGCATCTCGAATAATTCTCGAATTGCAGGTCCCGGTTCGTTGTTCATAGCTAAAATGGGTAGTCAGGTAGACGGAAACGATTTTGCCGAAGATGCTGTGAAAAACGGTGCGGTAGCCGTTCTTTCTTCTTTTCACAATCCGTTTTTGAAAGTTCCTCAGATTATTTGCGATGACGTTTATGAAGCGGAGGCCGTTCTGGTGGAAAGATTTTATGAGTTCCCATCAAAGGAACTGTATACTGTGGGGATCACCGGTACTAACGGAAAAACTACCGTCAGTTATCTTTTGAAACAGTTGTTGGACAAAATTAATTATCCCTGCGGATTAATAGGGACTATTGAATATATTTTAGGCGGAAATACTTCTTTAACGGGCGATAATACGACTCCGGACGCTGTATCGAATCGGAAATTTTTACGCGAAATGGTAAAAAATCGATGTAAAGCGGCCGTTATGGAAGTTTCCTCCATAGGACTTAGTCATAAAAGGACGCACGGTATCGAATTCAATATAGCCGTTTTTACGAACTTATCGCAGGATCATTTGGATTTTCACGGTTCTTTTGAAGCTTATGCTCAAGAAAAAAATAAATTGTTTCGCTCATTAACTCAAGAAGGGTTGGCTGTTTTGAATTACGATTCCCTCTATAAGCATTGCGTTGCGGAGCAATGTCCGGCCAGGCAGGCGACTTACGGTTTATCGCCCGAGGCCGATGTATTTGCGGAAAATATCGTATTAGGGTCGGCTCATACGCAATTTACCGTAAGTTTTTCGGGAATAAAACATGTTTTCGAAACGAGTTTAATCGGTATTCACAACGTTTACAATTTGTTGATTCCCATTCTTATAGGGTTAGTGGAATTTGACATGAGTTTATCCGAATTGGCTGTTATCATAGCCGATATGAAACCGCCTAAAGGTCGTCTGGAACCTATTTTAAACGGTCCTTGTAAAATTTTCATTGATTATGCTCATACTCCTGACGGTTTGGAAAAAGTTCTGGGTTCCCTCGAAAAAACTCTTTCTCCCAGCGGAAAATTGATTACTGTTGTAGGATGCGGAGGCGAACGAGATCACGCCAAAAGACCTTTAATGGGAAAAATCGTCGAAAAATACGGCTTGGGGATCATTACTACCGATAATCCGAGAAGCGAAGATCCTAATGAAATCATCGGAGAAATACTCTCCGGGTTTAAAAACGATAATTACATTGTTGAAGTTGATAGGAGACAGGCTATAGAAAAAGCCTTAAAGCTTGCCGGCAGCGAAGATATTGTTCTGATCGCCGGAAGAGGACATGAAAGTTATCAGAGATTTAAACATTATACGATACCTTTTGATGATAAGAGTGTAGTAGAAGAATTATTAAAAGAGAGCAATGCAGTTTTATAA
- a CDS encoding penicillin-binding protein 2, with amino-acid sequence MLNKRILFVALSLVFLFSLLIVRYFQIQVLEGDRWESEALLQHRTTIKEPFKRGTFFSNSSLKRNSNEEPRSLVVDVTKFHLCLDALMLPERFRDETVLRLVELSGSKTFAELRPEFDKRSRFRKLIRWIDPVTKDRILEWWKPYAVKRKIPLNAIFFVKDYKRSYPFGKLLGQVLHTIRENKDDKTLEAFPTGGLEARFNDILKGCLGERQLLRSPLNRLDADILIKPPQDGADVYLTIDHCIQNIVEEELEKGVLKCMAKGGRAVLMDPYTGEILALAQYPFFDPTFYKDFFNDPEKIEYTKVSSVTDAFEPGSVMKPITMAIALKANEELTNSNRIPFFNEEQAIDVTRTLFPGRKAFPLKDISSNKKLNMYMAIQKSSNVYMAQIIDMLINVLDCKWYRAMLTEFGFGKKTGIELPGETMGFVPSLNGFYKNGSPEWSISTPYSLAIGYNILATNLQIAAAYASIANGGFLIKPTLIKKIVFFDNGKPVIMENVVRDRGSFKRIVSRDIARTVMKAMTYTTLPGGTAVTAGLDKYTTAGKTGTTEKIVDGKYCKKKHITSFVGMAPADLNFSNPVRFVLMVSIDEPAYVIREDGTKNYMSGRSSAVVFGSIAEKVLSYLGVVPDKNATVLNEDVRVLKQLYEEWNH; translated from the coding sequence TTGCTTAATAAGCGTATTCTTTTCGTCGCTCTGAGTTTGGTTTTTTTATTTTCCCTACTAATCGTTCGTTATTTTCAAATTCAGGTTCTTGAAGGGGATCGTTGGGAAAGCGAAGCTCTTTTACAACATAGAACCACGATTAAAGAGCCTTTTAAAAGAGGTACTTTTTTTTCCAATTCCTCTTTAAAACGAAACTCTAACGAAGAACCGAGATCGTTAGTTGTAGACGTCACTAAATTTCATCTTTGTTTAGATGCTCTCATGTTGCCGGAAAGATTTCGTGATGAAACGGTTCTTCGTTTGGTTGAGTTATCGGGTTCGAAAACGTTTGCCGAGTTAAGACCGGAATTCGATAAGCGTTCTCGATTTAGAAAACTCATACGATGGATAGACCCGGTAACCAAAGATAGGATTTTGGAGTGGTGGAAACCTTATGCCGTTAAACGAAAAATTCCGTTAAATGCCATTTTTTTCGTTAAAGATTACAAACGTTCCTATCCCTTCGGAAAATTACTGGGTCAAGTTTTACATACCATAAGAGAAAATAAGGACGATAAAACACTGGAAGCTTTCCCTACCGGAGGTTTGGAAGCCAGATTTAACGACATTTTAAAAGGATGTCTCGGAGAACGTCAACTGCTGCGATCGCCTCTTAATCGTTTGGATGCCGATATATTAATCAAACCTCCTCAGGACGGTGCCGACGTTTATCTGACTATCGATCATTGCATTCAAAATATTGTTGAGGAAGAGCTGGAAAAGGGGGTTTTAAAGTGTATGGCTAAAGGAGGAAGAGCCGTTCTTATGGATCCTTATACCGGAGAAATCTTGGCGTTGGCTCAATATCCTTTTTTCGATCCTACGTTTTATAAGGATTTTTTTAATGATCCGGAAAAAATAGAATACACCAAAGTTTCATCCGTTACGGATGCTTTTGAACCGGGATCGGTCATGAAACCCATAACCATGGCTATAGCTTTAAAGGCTAATGAAGAGCTTACGAATTCGAATCGCATTCCCTTTTTCAACGAAGAGCAAGCGATAGACGTAACCAGAACTCTGTTTCCCGGGAGAAAAGCTTTTCCTTTAAAAGATATTTCTTCCAATAAGAAATTGAATATGTATATGGCTATCCAAAAATCTTCTAATGTTTACATGGCGCAAATCATTGACATGTTGATTAACGTTTTGGATTGTAAATGGTATCGTGCGATGCTTACGGAATTCGGATTCGGTAAAAAAACCGGAATAGAATTGCCTGGTGAGACGATGGGTTTCGTACCGTCATTAAACGGTTTTTACAAAAACGGATCGCCTGAATGGTCTATTTCCACACCCTATTCTTTAGCTATCGGTTATAATATATTAGCTACGAATCTGCAGATCGCTGCGGCATATGCCTCCATTGCTAACGGAGGATTTTTAATAAAACCTACGCTTATCAAAAAAATAGTTTTTTTTGATAATGGTAAGCCTGTCATTATGGAAAATGTCGTTCGGGATCGCGGATCTTTCAAACGAATTGTATCTCGGGATATAGCGAGGACGGTAATGAAGGCGATGACATACACGACATTGCCGGGAGGGACGGCAGTTACGGCAGGTTTGGATAAATACACTACGGCAGGAAAAACGGGAACGACGGAAAAAATAGTGGACGGTAAGTATTGTAAAAAGAAGCACATTACTTCTTTTGTCGGCATGGCTCCTGCAGATTTGAACTTTTCGAACCCTGTAAGATTTGTGCTTATGGTTTCGATAGATGAACCCGCTTACGTCATTCGGGAAGACGGAACGAAGAATTATATGTCCGGAAGATCGTCCGCCGTCGTATTCGGAAGCATTGCCGAAAAGGTTCTATCCTATCTAGGAGTGGTTCCGGATAAGAATGCAACGGTATTAAATGAAGACGTTAGAGTCTTGAAACAATTATATGAGGAGTGGAATCATTGA
- the rsmH gene encoding 16S rRNA (cytosine(1402)-N(4))-methyltransferase RsmH: protein MFYPLFILLSVLETRLVHVPVLLSEFLEFFDGRLISSFLDMTLGAGGHALAVLDKHPEVTAFSGIDRDPIALEISDKILSSYKDVVKMTQISFKDYFSSENKELKFDGMLADLGVSSMQMDDLTRGFSFKSDGPLDMRMDPFRGIDVAEVLNTFSEKKLGEIFRGLGEEPFWRRCAKAIVSFRQRKSFKTVVDLRDALRYVFPPFRIRKKIHPLTLVFQALRMFVNDELGQLSRMIIEAVDRLNPGGRLVIISFCSLEDRIVKNGFRDFTDRKLGFAVNKKVIMPSENEIRRNPRCRSAKMRCFEKRIES, encoded by the coding sequence TTGTTTTATCCATTGTTTATTTTGTTGTCGGTTTTGGAAACTCGTTTGGTTCATGTTCCGGTGTTGTTGTCGGAGTTTTTGGAATTTTTTGACGGACGTCTCATATCTTCTTTTTTAGATATGACTTTAGGTGCAGGAGGTCATGCACTCGCTGTTCTCGATAAACATCCTGAAGTTACTGCTTTTTCTGGGATAGACCGAGATCCGATAGCTCTCGAGATATCCGATAAGATCTTGTCATCTTATAAGGACGTCGTTAAAATGACGCAAATTTCTTTTAAGGATTATTTTTCTTCTGAAAATAAGGAGCTTAAATTTGACGGTATGCTGGCAGATCTTGGAGTTTCTTCCATGCAGATGGATGATTTAACTCGCGGATTCAGTTTCAAAAGTGACGGACCTCTTGACATGAGAATGGATCCTTTCCGGGGTATTGATGTCGCAGAAGTACTTAATACTTTTTCTGAGAAAAAATTAGGTGAAATTTTTAGGGGTCTCGGTGAAGAGCCTTTTTGGAGAAGATGCGCCAAAGCCATCGTCAGTTTTCGTCAACGTAAGTCTTTTAAAACGGTTGTCGATCTCAGAGATGCTCTTCGTTACGTATTTCCGCCTTTTCGCATTCGGAAAAAAATTCATCCTTTAACGCTCGTATTTCAAGCTTTAAGAATGTTTGTTAACGATGAATTGGGGCAATTAAGTCGAATGATTATTGAAGCCGTCGATCGATTAAATCCCGGCGGAAGATTGGTGATTATTTCTTTTTGCAGTCTGGAAGATCGCATAGTAAAGAATGGTTTTAGGGATTTCACCGATCGTAAATTAGGTTTTGCGGTTAACAAAAAAGTCATAATGCCCTCTGAAAACGAGATTCGAAGGAATCCGCGTTGTCGCTCGGCTAAAATGCGTTGTTTTGAAAAACGGATTGAGTCGTGA
- a CDS encoding DUF5399 family protein, with amino-acid sequence MVEIFNYGSSVYEKFTLTEQTVNDFRKDLKLETGIIRAVAEHAEILDFTPKPSALISLLGTDQKISWARFETPCNYHCQRTRSPYLVPSLGSPDRQDEDMKKITAFLKILTNNKFNYTSKIKPVFSHENDFDTEDEGEDSKDEDQESESEKVLKEGRVLLRVLDFGVKSTNIMIDYVISRMFQFVQG; translated from the coding sequence ATGGTTGAAATATTCAATTACGGTAGTTCCGTATATGAAAAATTTACGCTCACTGAGCAAACGGTCAATGATTTTCGAAAAGACTTGAAACTGGAGACCGGTATCATTAGAGCCGTCGCCGAACATGCCGAAATTTTAGATTTCACCCCTAAACCGTCTGCTTTGATTTCACTCCTCGGCACCGACCAAAAAATCAGTTGGGCACGTTTTGAAACACCCTGCAATTATCATTGTCAAAGGACACGTTCTCCTTACCTAGTACCTTCTCTCGGTTCTCCCGATAGACAAGATGAAGATATGAAAAAAATAACTGCCTTCCTTAAAATACTCACTAATAACAAGTTTAATTATACCAGTAAGATTAAACCTGTATTTTCTCACGAAAACGATTTCGATACCGAAGATGAAGGTGAAGATTCGAAAGATGAAGATCAAGAGTCGGAGTCGGAAAAAGTATTGAAAGAGGGACGAGTTTTATTAAGAGTTCTTGATTTCGGAGTAAAATCGACCAATATAATGATCGATTACGTAATTTCTCGCATGTTTCAATTCGTACAAGGCTGA
- a CDS encoding tetratricopeptide repeat protein — translation MIDNEWKAVLGWDESETEGLRLSGFAFIREGHYEKALLFFKALVILEALNVYDLQTLGALYLQLNDYEKALRALDKALRLQGNHLPTLINKTKALFLLNRLDEAMVLAKFLKTCPDVSIANDAEALIISYGPNRIPS, via the coding sequence ATGATCGACAATGAATGGAAAGCCGTCTTAGGTTGGGATGAGTCGGAGACCGAAGGGTTGCGTCTTTCGGGATTTGCTTTCATTAGAGAAGGTCATTACGAAAAAGCTCTTTTGTTTTTTAAAGCGCTCGTCATTTTGGAAGCTCTAAACGTCTATGATTTACAAACGTTGGGAGCTCTTTATTTGCAACTCAACGATTATGAAAAAGCCTTAAGGGCATTGGACAAAGCTTTAAGACTTCAAGGAAATCATCTTCCTACGTTAATAAATAAAACCAAAGCCTTATTTCTCCTAAACAGACTAGACGAAGCTATGGTATTGGCAAAATTCCTGAAAACATGTCCCGACGTTTCAATAGCTAATGATGCAGAGGCTTTGATAATCAGCTACGGTCCAAATCGAATCCCTTCCTAA
- the dnaA gene encoding chromosomal replication initiator protein DnaA: MSACSNCNTWSDFLDFARGQCSKQSFNNWLGNIRLLKASDDFIELEVPNIFVQNYLIDNYGEDLRSFVPLTADGKLAIRFVIAENKKSVIKKESVYPGVSEAPQENLPEDFVCKLNTSYRFDNFIEGPSNQFVKSVATGIAAKPGLSYNPLFIHGGVGLGKTHLLHAIGHYINENHKKLRIHCITTESFINSLVDHLRAKSVDKMKKFYRSLDVFLVDDIQFLQNRLNFEDEFCSTFETLINLKKQIVITSDKPPAQLKLSEKLVARMEWGLVAHVGVPDLETRVAILQHKSEQKNLKIPQSIAFFIAENIYGNVRQLEGAINKLTAYCRLTGHEITEHMVEDTLKELFLPPVKQKISFDAVLKSVATVFQIKTSDLRGTSRTKEISLARQVAMYLAKTLISDSISAIGKEFGKTHSTILYSCKTVEQKLKEDEGLKRYVQLCKRHIES, translated from the coding sequence ATGTCAGCCTGTAGCAACTGCAACACATGGTCGGATTTTCTTGATTTCGCTCGCGGTCAATGTTCAAAGCAGTCTTTCAATAACTGGTTGGGTAATATTCGGTTGTTGAAAGCGTCGGATGATTTCATTGAGCTGGAAGTTCCGAATATTTTCGTTCAAAATTATCTTATCGATAATTACGGTGAAGATCTTCGCTCATTCGTTCCTCTAACGGCTGACGGAAAGTTGGCTATTCGGTTCGTAATAGCCGAAAATAAAAAATCCGTCATCAAAAAGGAAAGCGTTTATCCTGGAGTTTCGGAGGCTCCTCAAGAAAATTTACCGGAAGATTTCGTCTGCAAATTAAACACTTCTTATCGCTTCGATAATTTCATTGAAGGACCTTCCAACCAATTCGTTAAATCCGTAGCAACCGGCATTGCCGCTAAGCCCGGTCTTTCTTATAACCCTTTATTTATTCATGGAGGAGTGGGATTAGGGAAAACTCATCTTCTGCATGCTATAGGTCATTATATAAACGAGAATCACAAAAAACTCCGTATTCATTGTATTACTACGGAAAGTTTCATTAATAGTTTAGTTGATCATCTAAGAGCCAAATCCGTCGATAAAATGAAAAAATTTTATCGTTCTTTAGACGTGTTTTTAGTCGATGACATCCAATTCCTACAAAATCGTTTGAATTTCGAAGATGAATTTTGTTCAACTTTCGAGACGTTAATCAACTTAAAAAAACAGATTGTGATTACTAGCGATAAACCTCCTGCTCAATTGAAACTTTCCGAAAAATTGGTGGCTCGTATGGAATGGGGCTTGGTTGCTCATGTCGGAGTTCCGGATTTGGAAACGAGAGTGGCCATATTACAACACAAGTCGGAACAGAAAAATTTAAAAATTCCTCAGTCCATCGCTTTCTTTATTGCCGAAAATATTTACGGCAACGTTCGACAGTTGGAAGGAGCCATTAATAAATTAACTGCCTATTGTCGTCTTACCGGACATGAAATCACGGAACACATGGTTGAGGATACTTTGAAAGAACTCTTTCTGCCTCCTGTCAAGCAAAAAATATCCTTTGATGCGGTACTTAAAAGCGTCGCTACCGTTTTTCAAATCAAAACCTCTGATCTCAGAGGAACTTCAAGAACGAAAGAGATATCTTTAGCTCGTCAGGTCGCCATGTATCTGGCAAAAACCTTGATATCCGATTCCATTTCAGCTATAGGAAAAGAATTCGGTAAGACGCATTCCACGATTTTATATTCCTGTAAAACCGTAGAACAGAAATTAAAGGAAGATGAAGGTCTTAAAAGATACGTTCAACTATGCAAAAGACATATAGAATCATAA
- a CDS encoding polymer-forming cytoskeletal protein yields the protein MFKRKGTFDDPQSLYDDEAPVMLGSFKYSDRKEGPPNIFDTRRPPYPTHKEDIKQWSGESPTSLMTPIDNTDEIPETTLGEGVSFKGELAFERLLRIDGSFEGTLVSSGKIIVGPSGSIKADIEMQEAIIEGRVTGNIKVKDKIELRGGAVVEGDITAKTLCIDEGVSLIGFVRVIGDSVVES from the coding sequence ATGTTTAAGAGAAAAGGTACATTTGATGATCCTCAAAGTTTATATGATGATGAAGCTCCCGTAATGCTGGGTTCTTTCAAGTATTCGGACAGAAAAGAAGGTCCTCCTAATATTTTCGATACGCGCCGCCCCCCTTATCCTACACATAAGGAAGACATTAAACAATGGTCCGGAGAATCCCCAACATCTCTGATGACTCCTATAGATAACACGGATGAAATACCCGAGACGACTCTCGGTGAGGGAGTATCGTTCAAAGGAGAGCTGGCTTTTGAAAGATTGTTACGTATAGACGGCTCTTTTGAAGGAACTCTCGTCTCTTCAGGAAAAATCATAGTAGGTCCTTCAGGAAGCATCAAAGCCGATATCGAAATGCAAGAGGCCATCATTGAAGGCCGTGTAACGGGAAATATCAAGGTTAAGGATAAAATCGAACTTAGAGGAGGAGCGGTCGTGGAAGGAGATATTACTGCAAAAACACTTTGTATTGACGAAGGTGTTTCCCTCATCGGTTTCGTTCGGGTAATCGGTGATTCCGTAGTCGAATCTTAG
- a CDS encoding Na(+)-transporting NADH-quinone reductase subunit B → MLRKLINYTLVKLNNGKFKKLHPLTDAIDSFCFEPALNAESPPFIRDSVDVKRWMTLVIVALLPPIFVAVWNAGVQKIIYSSGNGQLMNDFLKASLSLKSYLRFTFSSGRYLQIIKAGSLIFFPLLIISYTVGGICEIVFAVFRGHKIAEGLLVTGILYPLTLPPTIPYWMAALGIAFGVIIGKEIFGGTGMNILNPALTGRAFLFFTFPASMTGDVWVGSNTSVITQSLRQMNHSLQIPIEGFTQATPLQTLNALSPAIKKVHVDAIAANILHNLDIVSSQKLIMQQFTLWQHTHPDLINGFLTSSDLQSFLSAPFEQGGLALAQGQFDSAYLASDLIYGLGKFSNGNLFWGNILGSLGETSTVACLAGAIFLIITGIGSWRTMLSFGLGAFLTAWLFKFLGIELSSQGAAWVPAKFFIPAYRHLMMGGLAFGLVYMATDPVSSPSMKKGKWIYGLLIGCLTIIIRLTNPAYPEGVMLAILMGNVLSPLIDYYSVRSYRKKRKTCGTDA, encoded by the coding sequence ATGCTACGCAAGCTGATCAATTATACACTGGTTAAACTCAACAACGGAAAATTCAAAAAACTTCATCCTCTGACGGACGCTATTGATTCCTTTTGTTTTGAACCGGCACTGAATGCCGAATCTCCACCTTTCATAAGAGATTCCGTCGATGTAAAACGATGGATGACACTTGTCATAGTTGCACTTCTCCCTCCGATTTTTGTTGCCGTGTGGAACGCCGGAGTACAAAAAATAATCTATTCTTCCGGAAACGGACAGTTAATGAATGATTTTCTTAAAGCTTCTTTATCATTAAAGAGCTATCTGAGGTTTACTTTTTCTTCAGGACGTTATCTTCAAATCATCAAAGCAGGCTCCTTAATTTTTTTTCCTCTCTTGATAATCAGCTATACGGTTGGGGGAATTTGCGAAATCGTTTTTGCCGTATTCAGAGGACATAAAATTGCCGAAGGCTTACTGGTAACCGGAATCCTATACCCTCTTACTCTTCCTCCGACCATTCCTTATTGGATGGCTGCTTTAGGGATAGCTTTCGGAGTGATTATCGGTAAAGAGATATTCGGAGGAACAGGTATGAATATCCTAAATCCGGCACTAACGGGACGAGCTTTTCTTTTCTTTACGTTTCCTGCTTCGATGACGGGAGATGTTTGGGTGGGAAGCAATACATCCGTGATCACTCAAAGTCTAAGACAAATGAATCATTCTCTTCAAATTCCTATTGAAGGATTTACGCAGGCTACGCCTCTTCAAACTTTAAACGCTCTTTCTCCGGCAATAAAAAAAGTTCACGTCGATGCCATCGCAGCTAATATCTTGCATAATTTAGATATTGTGAGTTCTCAAAAACTAATAATGCAACAATTTACCTTATGGCAACATACACATCCTGACCTAATTAACGGTTTTTTAACTTCTTCCGATCTTCAATCCTTTCTTTCCGCTCCATTTGAACAGGGGGGCTTGGCTTTAGCTCAAGGACAATTCGATTCCGCTTATTTGGCATCCGATCTGATTTACGGTTTAGGTAAATTTTCTAACGGTAATTTGTTCTGGGGTAATATTCTCGGCTCTCTGGGAGAAACATCAACCGTTGCCTGTTTAGCAGGAGCTATTTTTCTCATTATAACAGGTATAGGTTCTTGGCGAACCATGCTCTCTTTCGGACTTGGAGCCTTCTTAACGGCATGGTTATTCAAATTTTTAGGAATCGAATTAAGTTCTCAAGGAGCCGCTTGGGTTCCTGCTAAATTTTTTATTCCGGCTTATAGACATTTAATGATGGGCGGTTTGGCATTCGGACTTGTGTATATGGCAACCGACCCGGTTTCTTCCCCTTCTATGAAAAAAGGAAAGTGGATCTATGGCCTGCTTATCGGATGCCTAACCATAATCATTCGACTTACCAATCCGGCATACCCGGAGGGTGTCATGTTGGCAATATTAATGGGAAACGTCTTGTCACCTTTAATTGATTATTATTCCGTAAGAAGTTACAGAAAAAAAAGGAAGACCTGTGGCACAGATGCTTAA
- the nqrC gene encoding NADH:ubiquinone reductase (Na(+)-transporting) subunit C, giving the protein MLKDIKNVINKSWYVLSFILILCFLSGLLLSTVAYALRKAQVKAVEFDKNKQMLIATHVLNYNDIFLKRDNDTFVPAYYDVKAKILKPFSLGEKIVPLTMGAINEFSLAFIKSFVTDSQGNIFSLEEKNLTIDDFYSSKEKKNKGFYLFYVLLNTATGSSPITSKSLLSVPSPIASIIIPISGFGLWSPIYGFLALENNGDTVLGTTWYLQGETPGLGANITDPSWQKQFYNKKVFLNSSGVTNFQTASLGINVIKGSVAASLADSPKASVSVDGISGATLTCNGVTEAYASSLKPYRQLLIKFHNLNGTNK; this is encoded by the coding sequence ATGCTTAAAGACATAAAAAACGTTATCAATAAGTCCTGGTATGTTCTTTCTTTCATTTTGATCTTGTGTTTTTTAAGCGGGCTTCTTTTATCAACAGTTGCTTATGCTCTTAGAAAAGCACAAGTAAAAGCCGTAGAATTCGATAAAAACAAACAAATGTTAATTGCAACACACGTTTTAAATTACAATGATATCTTCCTAAAACGAGACAACGATACTTTTGTACCCGCCTATTATGATGTCAAAGCCAAGATCTTAAAACCGTTTTCCTTAGGAGAAAAAATAGTCCCTTTAACTATGGGTGCAATTAATGAGTTCTCCCTTGCTTTCATTAAAAGTTTCGTTACGGATTCTCAAGGAAACATTTTTTCCTTGGAGGAAAAAAATTTAACGATTGACGATTTTTATTCTTCTAAGGAAAAGAAAAACAAAGGATTTTATCTTTTTTATGTTCTTTTAAACACGGCTACCGGCTCTTCTCCAATAACCTCGAAATCTCTGCTATCCGTTCCGAGTCCGATAGCTTCCATAATTATTCCGATTTCCGGATTCGGATTATGGAGTCCCATTTACGGATTTTTAGCTCTTGAAAATAATGGTGACACCGTATTGGGAACTACTTGGTATCTCCAAGGTGAAACTCCGGGATTAGGGGCAAATATTACGGATCCCTCTTGGCAAAAACAATTTTATAACAAAAAAGTATTTTTGAATTCTTCGGGCGTCACTAATTTTCAAACGGCTTCTCTAGGCATTAATGTAATAAAAGGAAGTGTTGCCGCTTCTCTAGCAGACTCCCCAAAAGCATCGGTATCCGTCGATGGTATCTCGGGAGCTACTTTGACATGTAACGGCGTTACGGAAGCCTATGCTTCGTCATTAAAACCTTACAGACAATTACTCATTAAATTTCATAATCTTAATGGTACGAATAAATGA